A single region of the Nitrospiraceae bacterium genome encodes:
- a CDS encoding lasso RiPP family leader peptide-containing protein, with translation MKQHDKPRVQTGEETKVNWQDPKLSYVQPKLTRQGDFHDLTAGFFGTFIPQDTTEG, from the coding sequence ATGAAACAGCATGACAAACCCCGTGTTCAAACAGGCGAGGAAACCAAAGTGAATTGGCAAGATCCCAAGCTTTCCTATGTTCAACCCAAGTTGACTCGGCAAGGGGATTTTCATGATCTGACGGCTGGCTTTTTCGGCACTTTTATCCCCCAGGACACTACGGAAGGATGA
- a CDS encoding radical SAM protein, with protein sequence MPRIVIELTNRCNLSCLHCYDARHAATGDLSLEILHKVIREGKACGIDHLCFTGGEPTLHRHFPDILRDVTEGGYTYSFVTNGMNFPQIYPLLLRYRQGLQGLTFSLDGAREYTHDAIRGKGSFRRVMRAATICAVKDLPFTFNMVLTAKNRDEITEIIRLGSRLGSRGIRFGHLMFNQDSSARGLNLSPQERREAEAEIFGLQASAPIGVGMGPGYYTESLLPPCSPLKLEEFNLNYRGHLTLCCQLSGYAKEDDRGDFVGNLHELTLTEACERFRHRVNRYLADKQATVRKGELSEVDHFPCWYCVKYLFKNVSVEKVAPLSWNQSDGQILVNPIHV encoded by the coding sequence ATGCCACGGATTGTGATCGAACTCACCAATCGGTGTAATCTCTCCTGTTTGCATTGTTATGATGCGCGGCATGCTGCCACCGGAGACTTGTCTCTGGAGATTCTTCACAAGGTGATTCGCGAAGGGAAGGCTTGTGGTATTGATCATCTCTGTTTCACTGGAGGTGAACCGACCCTTCATCGACACTTTCCAGATATACTTCGGGATGTCACCGAAGGAGGATATACTTATAGCTTTGTCACCAACGGGATGAATTTTCCCCAGATCTACCCCTTGTTGTTGCGCTATCGTCAAGGGCTTCAGGGCCTCACATTCAGTTTGGATGGAGCCCGAGAATATACTCATGACGCCATACGAGGAAAAGGATCTTTTCGGCGGGTCATGCGTGCCGCGACTATCTGTGCGGTCAAGGACTTGCCCTTTACATTCAATATGGTTCTGACTGCCAAAAATCGGGATGAAATCACAGAGATCATTAGGTTGGGGTCGAGGCTGGGAAGTCGGGGAATTCGATTTGGCCATCTTATGTTCAATCAGGACTCCAGTGCTCGTGGGTTGAATCTTTCCCCGCAAGAACGGCGTGAGGCGGAAGCGGAAATTTTTGGCCTTCAAGCGTCTGCCCCCATCGGTGTGGGGATGGGGCCCGGATATTACACTGAATCGCTTTTGCCACCTTGCTCTCCATTGAAACTTGAAGAGTTTAACTTGAATTATCGTGGGCATTTGACGCTCTGCTGCCAGCTTTCCGGATATGCAAAGGAAGATGACAGAGGCGATTTTGTTGGTAATCTCCACGAGTTGACCCTGACGGAAGCCTGTGAGCGGTTCCGCCATCGGGTCAATCGCTATCTAGCCGATAAGCAGGCAACGGTCAGAAAGGGGGAGTTGTCAGAGGTGGATCATTTTCCCTGTTGGTATTGCGTGAAATACCTGTTTAAAAATGTGTCCGTTGAAAAGGTTGCTCCGCTGTCATGGAACCAATCTGATGGTCAGATTCTTGTGAATCCTATTCATGTGTAA